A genomic segment from Lignipirellula cremea encodes:
- the rpsE gene encoding 30S ribosomal protein S5 → MAKFNQPRKDDGRSDLVDRVVKIKRCAAVVKGGRRFSFAAMVVVGDGKGRVGWGYGKANEVPPSVEKAQKQASREMVAVPLVEGSIPHVVKGRFGAAKVILLPAGPGTGIIAGAAVRAVCEAAGIKNILTKSFGSPNPVTLVKATLNALSQLRTRQDTERLRGVEL, encoded by the coding sequence GTGGCGAAATTTAATCAGCCCAGAAAAGATGATGGTCGCAGCGATCTGGTCGACCGCGTCGTCAAGATCAAGCGTTGCGCCGCTGTAGTCAAAGGCGGTCGCCGGTTCAGCTTCGCGGCCATGGTAGTGGTGGGCGACGGCAAAGGCCGTGTCGGCTGGGGCTATGGCAAAGCGAACGAAGTTCCGCCCAGCGTGGAAAAAGCCCAGAAGCAGGCCAGCCGCGAAATGGTGGCGGTGCCGCTGGTCGAAGGCAGCATCCCGCATGTCGTCAAAGGTCGCTTTGGCGCCGCGAAAGTGATTCTGCTGCCGGCCGGTCCTGGTACGGGTATCATCGCTGGCGCCGCGGTGCGTGCCGTGTGCGAAGCCGCCGGGATCAAGAACATCCTGACCAAGAGCTTCGGTTCTCCCAACCCGGTCACGCTGGTTAAGGCGACGCTGAACGCTCTAAGCCAGTTGCGCACCCGCCAGGATACCGAGCGGTTACGAGGAGTCGAGCTTTAA
- a CDS encoding type Z 30S ribosomal protein S14: protein MASKSKIAKAKREPKFSSRSERRCQLCGRPRAVYRKFGLCRICFRKLADQGLIPGVRKASW from the coding sequence GTGGCGAGCAAATCGAAAATAGCAAAAGCGAAACGCGAGCCTAAGTTTTCGTCCCGCAGTGAGCGGCGGTGCCAGTTGTGCGGCCGTCCGCGCGCTGTGTATCGCAAATTCGGACTGTGCCGAATTTGTTTTCGAAAGCTAGCCGACCAGGGTTTGATCCCTGGCGTGCGAAAGGCAAGTTGGTAA
- the rplP gene encoding 50S ribosomal protein L16 gives MALMPKRVKHRKSQRGRIKGNATRGNTVVFGDFGLQACEPGWIKAQTIEAGRIAAQQYVRGEGKLYIRMFPHKSVTSTPLETRMGKGKGEPQYWVAVVRPGTVMYELAGVTEEQAKICFARLAHKMPIRVRLVKRRTM, from the coding sequence ATGGCGTTGATGCCCAAGCGGGTCAAGCACCGAAAAAGCCAAAGAGGTCGTATAAAAGGTAACGCGACCCGTGGTAATACGGTCGTTTTTGGCGACTTTGGTCTCCAGGCCTGTGAACCGGGGTGGATCAAGGCGCAAACGATCGAAGCGGGCCGTATTGCCGCACAGCAGTATGTGCGCGGCGAAGGCAAATTGTACATCCGCATGTTTCCACACAAGTCCGTGACTTCGACGCCGCTCGAAACCCGAATGGGTAAGGGCAAAGGCGAACCGCAGTACTGGGTGGCTGTTGTGCGGCCGGGCACGGTCATGTACGAATTGGCGGGTGTGACGGAAGAGCAGGCTAAAATCTGTTTTGCCCGTCTGGCCCACAAGATGCCGATTCGCGTGCGACTGGTGAAGCGGCGAACCATGTAG
- the rplV gene encoding 50S ribosomal protein L22 has translation MSFRASYKYARVSPRKVRPVADMVRGQFADDALDLLRFQTQRGARMLEKLIRSAIGNAQDPEQSPGHSVQLKRLFIAEVRVDGGPMFKRIRPRARGMAHQIKKRMSHLHVVLEEM, from the coding sequence ATGAGCTTTCGTGCATCATATAAATACGCCCGGGTCAGCCCCCGCAAAGTTCGGCCGGTGGCCGACATGGTGCGAGGTCAGTTTGCTGACGACGCGCTCGATTTGCTGCGGTTTCAAACGCAGCGAGGCGCCCGGATGCTGGAAAAATTGATCCGCAGCGCCATTGGCAATGCACAGGATCCCGAGCAGTCGCCCGGCCACAGCGTCCAGCTGAAGAGGCTGTTCATTGCTGAGGTGCGAGTGGACGGCGGCCCTATGTTCAAGCGAATTCGCCCGCGAGCCCGCGGCATGGCGCATCAGATCAAAAAGCGGATGTCGCACCTCCACGTTGTCCTTGAGGAGATGTAA
- the rpsJ gene encoding 30S ribosomal protein S10, with protein sequence MAGPTHDVIRIRMEAYDHSILDQSAQEIVNTAKRTHSEVHGPIPLPTRIERYTVLSGPHVDKKARQQFEIRTHKRLIDIVQATAKTIEALNKLSLPAGVEIKIKASTR encoded by the coding sequence GTGGCCGGTCCAACTCACGATGTAATCCGCATCCGTATGGAAGCGTATGATCACAGCATCCTTGATCAAAGTGCTCAGGAGATTGTGAACACCGCCAAGCGGACCCATAGTGAAGTGCATGGTCCGATTCCGTTGCCGACGCGGATTGAACGATATACGGTGCTCTCTGGTCCCCACGTGGATAAGAAAGCCCGCCAGCAGTTTGAAATTCGCACGCACAAGCGATTGATTGACATTGTTCAGGCAACGGCGAAAACGATCGAAGCCCTGAACAAGTTGAGCTTGCCTGCGGGTGTTGAAATTAAGATCAAGGCGTCGACTCGCTAG
- the rplX gene encoding 50S ribosomal protein L24: MHIRENDTVKVISGVDRGVEAKVLKVLRTEGKVIVEGVARVYKHVRRSQKNPQGGRLSKEMPIQLAKVMLVCPSCGEAARTGARYLADGAKERFCKKCNAGSGQLAPARAAHAKK; the protein is encoded by the coding sequence ATGCACATTCGAGAAAACGATACCGTCAAGGTGATTTCCGGCGTCGATCGCGGCGTGGAAGCCAAAGTGCTGAAGGTGTTGCGCACTGAGGGCAAGGTCATCGTTGAAGGAGTGGCGCGTGTGTACAAGCACGTTCGCCGCAGTCAAAAAAATCCCCAAGGCGGACGGCTCTCCAAAGAGATGCCGATCCAGCTGGCCAAGGTGATGCTGGTTTGTCCCTCGTGCGGTGAAGCCGCCCGGACGGGCGCCCGTTACCTGGCTGACGGCGCCAAAGAACGTTTTTGCAAAAAATGCAATGCAGGCAGCGGGCAACTGGCTCCGGCGCGTGCGGCGCATGCCAAAAAGTAA
- the rplE gene encoding 50S ribosomal protein L5, translating into MIPRLQERYQNEILAALQESLEIKNPNAVPRLTKIVVNMGVGTAIQEKKHMEESVDAMSQITGQKPLVTLARKSIAGFRLREGMPIGVKVTLRRQRMYEFLDRLISLALPRVRDFRGVSRTAFDGNGNYSLGLSEQLVFPELNPDKFIRVQGMNITFVTNTSSNDHARELLTMFGMPFKSDDSTAAA; encoded by the coding sequence ATGATTCCCCGTCTGCAAGAACGATATCAAAACGAGATTCTGGCTGCCCTGCAGGAGAGTCTTGAAATCAAAAATCCGAACGCGGTTCCGCGCTTGACGAAGATTGTCGTCAACATGGGCGTGGGCACTGCGATTCAAGAGAAGAAGCATATGGAGGAATCGGTCGACGCCATGAGCCAGATCACCGGGCAAAAGCCTTTGGTGACCCTGGCCCGCAAGTCGATCGCCGGCTTCCGCCTTCGTGAAGGAATGCCGATCGGGGTCAAGGTGACCCTGCGTCGTCAACGGATGTACGAATTTTTGGACCGCCTGATTTCGCTGGCGTTGCCCCGAGTGCGTGACTTTCGCGGCGTCAGCCGCACCGCGTTCGACGGCAATGGCAACTACAGTCTTGGTCTGTCCGAACAACTGGTCTTTCCGGAGCTGAACCCTGATAAGTTCATCCGGGTGCAGGGAATGAACATCACGTTTGTGACGAACACTTCCAGCAATGATCACGCCCGCGAACTGCTGACCATGTTTGGCATGCCGTTCAAGAGTGATGATTCGACCGCTGCCGCCTGA
- the rpsH gene encoding 30S ribosomal protein S8 — protein MMTDPIADMLTRIRNAVRVERPFVDMPMSKVKRGVADVLKREGYIWEWSEIEDSPINQLRVELKYGPNGEKVLQRLRRVSKPGRRIYAKAKELRPVLNGLGITVISTSHGVVSDREARQQNLGGEVLCEIW, from the coding sequence ATGATGACCGACCCCATCGCTGATATGCTAACCCGGATCCGGAACGCCGTTCGTGTAGAACGGCCGTTCGTCGACATGCCGATGTCCAAAGTGAAACGCGGCGTGGCTGACGTACTGAAACGGGAGGGCTATATCTGGGAGTGGAGTGAGATTGAAGACTCGCCCATTAACCAATTGCGAGTCGAGCTCAAGTACGGCCCCAACGGCGAGAAGGTGCTCCAGCGATTACGTCGTGTCAGCAAGCCTGGCCGTCGGATTTACGCCAAAGCCAAAGAGTTGCGGCCCGTATTGAACGGCCTTGGCATTACGGTGATTAGCACCAGCCATGGCGTCGTGAGCGACCGTGAAGCGCGACAACAGAACCTCGGCGGCGAAGTGCTGTGCGAGATCTGGTAG
- the rplW gene encoding 50S ribosomal protein L23, with amino-acid sequence MAATVRRAKTITSKIQLEPHQVILRPLVTEKNMHRSTRYNQYAFEVNRLATKIDIRRAVEELFDVRVTKVCTQSRKGKPRRFRFKIGHTKSWKKAIVTLHEEDRIDFF; translated from the coding sequence ATGGCCGCTACGGTCCGCCGAGCAAAAACCATCACGAGCAAGATTCAGCTCGAGCCGCATCAGGTGATTCTTCGTCCGTTGGTGACGGAGAAGAACATGCATCGCTCGACGCGTTACAACCAGTACGCGTTTGAGGTGAATCGTCTCGCTACCAAGATTGACATTCGTCGCGCTGTCGAAGAGTTGTTCGATGTGCGGGTGACGAAGGTTTGTACGCAAAGCCGGAAGGGGAAGCCTCGCCGTTTCCGCTTCAAGATTGGCCACACCAAATCCTGGAAGAAGGCGATCGTTACGCTTCACGAGGAAGACCGTATCGACTTCTTTTAA
- the rplF gene encoding 50S ribosomal protein L6: MSRVGNKPVPMLDGVKVSLEGRTIKVEGPGGAPLSYTHRPEVEVTIDEDSKTVRVARINDERESRAYHGLTRAIINNMIVGAKTGYEKRLEIVGVGYGATLQGKLLELRVGFANKIQKHVPDGVDVTVPTATQIVVKGSDKQKVGQFAAEVRAARKPEPYKGKGIRYAGEQVKIKAGKAAS, encoded by the coding sequence ATGTCGCGCGTGGGTAACAAGCCGGTGCCGATGCTGGACGGCGTCAAAGTGTCGCTCGAAGGCCGTACCATTAAAGTGGAAGGCCCCGGCGGTGCGCCGTTGTCGTATACGCATCGGCCTGAAGTCGAAGTAACCATCGACGAAGACAGCAAAACGGTTCGCGTTGCTCGTATTAACGATGAACGTGAATCCCGAGCCTACCATGGGCTCACGCGGGCGATCATCAATAACATGATCGTCGGCGCCAAAACCGGCTACGAAAAGCGACTGGAAATTGTCGGCGTGGGCTACGGCGCCACTCTGCAGGGAAAACTGCTGGAGTTGCGTGTCGGCTTTGCCAACAAAATCCAGAAGCACGTTCCCGACGGAGTTGATGTGACCGTTCCCACCGCCACGCAGATCGTGGTCAAGGGGAGCGACAAGCAGAAGGTCGGCCAGTTCGCGGCCGAAGTTCGCGCCGCCCGGAAACCGGAACCCTACAAGGGTAAAGGGATTCGTTACGCCGGCGAACAAGTCAAGATCAAGGCCGGTAAAGCCGCCAGCTAA
- a CDS encoding inositol monophosphatase family protein, giving the protein MQTARFLHVCERAARAGGQVLLDLLGQVHPREKGPRDLVTEADIRSQEVIREIVLGEFPDHLFLGEEESADPLADLSASEREQALCWVVDPLDGTTNFVHRLPSFAVSIALEQNNDLLAGVVFDPVANECYAAAKGRGASLNGQRLEVSQCRQLRQALVATGFSPDVQRGSLEIEQFVEMLTECQGLRRLGSAALNCCYLAAGRLDGYWATSVKKWDVAAGVLILLEAGGQIQQIDKGPFQLNRPQFVAAATPELSQEMFDVLGRACCSDGAGSRT; this is encoded by the coding sequence ATGCAGACGGCTCGATTTCTTCATGTGTGCGAGCGCGCCGCCCGTGCCGGCGGTCAGGTGCTGCTCGACTTGCTGGGCCAGGTCCATCCCCGGGAAAAAGGGCCGCGGGATCTGGTCACCGAGGCGGATATCCGGTCGCAAGAGGTGATTCGCGAGATTGTTCTCGGCGAGTTTCCCGACCATTTATTCTTGGGCGAAGAGGAGTCTGCAGATCCGCTGGCGGACCTGTCAGCGTCGGAGCGGGAGCAGGCCCTCTGCTGGGTCGTGGATCCGCTCGACGGCACGACGAACTTTGTCCATCGCTTGCCCAGCTTTGCGGTTTCCATTGCCCTGGAACAGAACAACGATTTGCTGGCAGGCGTGGTGTTTGATCCGGTTGCCAACGAGTGCTACGCGGCCGCCAAGGGCCGCGGCGCCTCGCTCAACGGCCAGCGACTGGAAGTCAGCCAGTGCCGCCAGTTACGGCAAGCCCTGGTGGCGACCGGCTTCTCGCCCGACGTGCAGCGCGGCTCGCTGGAGATTGAGCAGTTTGTGGAGATGCTTACCGAATGCCAGGGCTTGCGGCGACTGGGCTCGGCCGCTTTGAACTGTTGTTATCTGGCGGCCGGACGTCTGGATGGGTACTGGGCGACCAGTGTGAAAAAATGGGATGTCGCTGCGGGCGTCTTGATTTTGCTGGAGGCTGGCGGGCAGATCCAGCAGATTGATAAGGGGCCGTTCCAGCTGAATCGGCCCCAGTTTGTGGCCGCAGCAACGCCCGAATTGAGCCAGGAGATGTTCGACGTGCTGGGCCGCGCCTGCTGCAGCGACGGAGCCGGGTCCCGTACGTGA
- the rpmC gene encoding 50S ribosomal protein L29, protein MIPAELREMSDEQLELTLKETCVSLFRLRMQSQTERLGAPSELRRQRRTIARIKTLQRQRELTAAQKEAS, encoded by the coding sequence ATGATCCCCGCCGAACTACGAGAGATGAGTGACGAGCAACTTGAGCTGACGCTCAAGGAAACGTGCGTAAGCCTGTTTCGGCTGCGGATGCAGTCTCAAACCGAACGATTGGGTGCGCCGAGCGAACTGCGTCGGCAGCGTCGCACCATCGCTCGTATTAAGACCCTGCAGCGTCAACGTGAATTGACGGCCGCCCAGAAAGAGGCTTCTTAG
- the rpsQ gene encoding 30S ribosomal protein S17 — translation MPKKVSIGVVKSDKMSKTRVVEIPLMIKHPKYGKYLSSRTVCYVHDETNESGVGDTVEIVESQPRSKLKRWDLVRVIEKSTAVDVAALRAAQKRADSEAEE, via the coding sequence ATGCCCAAAAAAGTGTCCATTGGCGTAGTCAAAAGCGACAAAATGTCGAAGACACGCGTCGTTGAAATTCCCCTCATGATCAAGCACCCCAAATACGGCAAGTATTTGAGCAGCCGAACGGTGTGCTACGTGCATGATGAAACAAATGAGTCGGGCGTTGGCGATACGGTCGAAATCGTCGAATCGCAGCCGCGGTCCAAGCTCAAACGCTGGGACCTGGTCCGCGTGATTGAAAAGAGCACAGCCGTCGATGTGGCCGCTTTGCGTGCAGCTCAGAAACGGGCCGATAGCGAAGCAGAGGAATAA
- the rpsC gene encoding 30S ribosomal protein S3, whose product MGQKVNPVGFRTGVFRDWKSRWYASKQEFASLLLEDFKVRNFIKNHPTKSQYRNAGIDRIEIERTRDEVKIILYVARPGLIIGKKGQEVEILQEELQNLIGRRVNLKVEEIGRPEVFAQLVAEDIAQQLAKRSSFRRTMKRSIEQTMDAGALGIKIQLAGRLGGAEMARREKQNAGSIPLSTLRAKIDYGFTEAKTAQGHIGVQVWINQGTYEGDSDGVDAQAGQAPKKPKRSYKR is encoded by the coding sequence GTGGGTCAGAAAGTCAATCCCGTCGGCTTCCGCACAGGCGTGTTCCGTGACTGGAAAAGTCGCTGGTACGCCTCGAAGCAGGAGTTTGCGAGCCTGTTGCTCGAAGATTTTAAAGTTCGCAACTTCATCAAGAATCATCCGACCAAAAGCCAGTACCGTAATGCGGGTATTGACCGGATCGAAATTGAGCGAACCCGCGACGAAGTGAAAATCATTTTGTACGTTGCCCGCCCGGGTTTGATCATCGGGAAAAAGGGGCAAGAGGTCGAGATCCTGCAGGAAGAACTGCAGAACCTGATCGGCCGCCGTGTCAATTTGAAAGTGGAAGAAATTGGCCGCCCGGAAGTGTTCGCACAGCTGGTCGCCGAAGATATTGCCCAGCAGTTGGCCAAGCGTTCCAGTTTTCGCCGCACCATGAAGCGGTCGATTGAACAGACGATGGACGCCGGCGCCCTGGGTATCAAGATTCAGTTGGCCGGTCGACTGGGCGGCGCCGAAATGGCCCGTCGTGAAAAGCAGAACGCCGGCTCTATTCCCCTGAGCACGCTCCGGGCAAAGATCGACTACGGTTTCACCGAAGCCAAGACGGCCCAAGGGCACATTGGCGTTCAGGTGTGGATTAACCAGGGAACCTACGAAGGAGACTCCGATGGCGTTGATGCCCAAGCGGGTCAAGCACCGAAAAAGCCAAAGAGGTCGTATAAAAGGTAA
- the rplN gene encoding 50S ribosomal protein L14 has product MIQQETRLAVADNTGAKEVMCIKVLGGSRRRFAGLGDIIVCSVKSVIPGSDVKKKAVVKAVIVRVKHSTRRADGSYIRFDSNAVVIVDNDGNPRGTRIFGAVARELRDRNFMKIVSLANEVL; this is encoded by the coding sequence ATGATTCAGCAAGAAACACGATTGGCGGTTGCGGATAACACGGGCGCCAAAGAGGTGATGTGTATTAAAGTGCTCGGCGGGTCGCGCCGTCGCTTTGCCGGCCTGGGCGACATTATCGTCTGCAGCGTCAAGAGCGTGATTCCCGGCAGCGATGTAAAAAAGAAAGCCGTCGTCAAGGCGGTGATCGTGCGGGTCAAGCACTCGACGCGTCGTGCGGACGGCAGTTACATTCGCTTCGACAGCAACGCAGTGGTGATCGTCGATAACGACGGCAACCCACGCGGCACGCGAATTTTCGGCGCCGTGGCTCGCGAACTGCGCGATCGTAATTTCATGAAAATTGTCAGCCTCGCCAACGAGGTGCTGTAA
- the rplB gene encoding 50S ribosomal protein L2 — translation MGIRQYKPTSPGRRNASVSDFAELTPGAKPEKSLLRPKPKKGGRNHQGKITCRHRGGGHKQQYRVIDFRRNKDGIPAKVDSIQYDPNRSARIALLHYVDGEKRYILAPDTLKQGDRVESGAEAPPNIGNCLPLSRIPLGTAVHNVEIRPGSGGCMCRGAGSSATLVAREADWAQITLPSGEIRRIPASCRATIGKVGNSDHDSVVLGKAGRKRWMGRRPHVRGTAMNPVDHPHGGGEGRTKGGRHPVSPSGKSAKGGGTRNRRKPSNAAIVRRRRSKRYGQLKIKKK, via the coding sequence ATGGGGATTCGACAATACAAACCGACTTCGCCCGGGCGTCGCAATGCGAGCGTCAGCGATTTCGCCGAATTGACCCCCGGCGCCAAGCCCGAGAAGTCCCTGCTGCGTCCCAAGCCCAAAAAGGGCGGCCGCAATCACCAGGGGAAGATCACTTGTCGCCATCGTGGCGGTGGCCACAAGCAGCAGTATCGGGTGATTGACTTCCGTCGCAACAAGGACGGGATTCCGGCCAAGGTCGATTCGATCCAGTACGATCCGAATCGCAGTGCGCGAATCGCCCTGCTGCACTATGTCGACGGGGAAAAACGTTATATCCTCGCTCCCGATACGCTGAAGCAGGGCGACCGGGTGGAGAGCGGCGCCGAAGCTCCGCCGAACATTGGTAACTGCCTGCCTTTGAGCCGGATTCCGTTGGGCACCGCGGTGCACAACGTCGAAATTCGCCCAGGCAGCGGCGGTTGCATGTGTCGCGGCGCCGGTTCCAGTGCAACTCTGGTTGCCCGGGAAGCCGATTGGGCTCAAATCACGCTCCCCAGTGGAGAAATTCGACGTATTCCGGCAAGTTGCCGGGCCACGATCGGCAAGGTTGGCAACTCGGATCACGACAGCGTGGTGCTCGGCAAGGCCGGTCGCAAGCGTTGGATGGGTCGTCGCCCGCATGTTCGCGGTACGGCCATGAACCCGGTTGACCATCCGCACGGTGGTGGTGAAGGCCGAACCAAAGGCGGTCGCCATCCGGTGAGCCCCAGCGGCAAATCGGCCAAGGGCGGCGGCACCCGTAATCGCCGCAAACCGTCGAACGCGGCCATTGTGCGTCGTCGTCGGTCGAAGCGCTACGGTCAATTGAAAATCAAGAAGAAATAG
- the rplR gene encoding 50S ribosomal protein L18, translating into MKKEKDKQRKRIRRRFHVRNKVRGDASRPRLCVVRTLQHITGQLVDDETGTTLVSASTNEKDLRAQITYGGNCDAATAIGKLIAERAKAKGISLARFDRGASKYHGRVAALADAAREGGLQF; encoded by the coding sequence GTGAAAAAGGAAAAGGACAAGCAGCGCAAACGGATCCGGCGTCGGTTCCATGTACGCAACAAAGTTCGCGGCGACGCTTCGCGCCCGCGTCTGTGCGTGGTGCGAACGCTGCAGCATATCACGGGTCAGCTGGTCGACGACGAAACGGGGACCACCCTGGTTTCGGCGAGCACCAACGAGAAAGATCTGCGTGCGCAAATCACCTATGGCGGCAACTGCGATGCAGCGACTGCGATTGGTAAACTGATTGCCGAACGGGCCAAGGCCAAAGGTATTTCGCTGGCTCGCTTTGATCGCGGCGCCTCGAAGTATCACGGTCGTGTGGCTGCCCTGGCCGATGCAGCTCGCGAAGGCGGTTTGCAATTTTAG
- the rplD gene encoding 50S ribosomal protein L4 produces MANLTVYNRKGESVGDYEIAWSDISATINKQLLHDAVVMYQANLRQGTHRTKTRGEVAGATTKMYRQKGTGRARAGSRRSGIRRGGGHIHAKRPRDYSYRMPRKAVQAATRMAIASKLRDEEVVIVEALEFEQPSTKQMAAVLQVLPLAGKTTLLVTESHNLNVYKSARNIPGVKVLRQTDLNAYGVLVPRRIVFTKDALDAVKQRAAGGASTADAETAGSVE; encoded by the coding sequence ATGGCGAATTTAACGGTTTACAATCGAAAAGGCGAAAGCGTCGGCGACTACGAAATTGCGTGGTCGGACATTTCGGCGACGATTAACAAGCAGTTGCTGCATGATGCGGTGGTCATGTACCAGGCGAATCTCCGCCAGGGAACCCATCGTACCAAAACTCGCGGGGAAGTCGCTGGGGCAACGACCAAGATGTACCGCCAAAAGGGTACGGGCCGTGCTCGAGCCGGTAGTCGTCGCAGCGGTATCCGTCGTGGCGGCGGTCACATCCATGCCAAGCGACCTCGCGACTATTCGTATCGCATGCCTCGCAAAGCGGTGCAGGCTGCCACTCGCATGGCGATTGCCTCGAAATTGCGTGACGAAGAAGTGGTGATCGTCGAAGCCTTGGAGTTTGAGCAGCCGAGCACCAAGCAGATGGCGGCCGTGCTTCAGGTGCTGCCGCTTGCCGGCAAAACGACCCTCCTGGTCACGGAATCGCACAATTTGAATGTGTATAAAAGCGCCCGTAATATCCCGGGTGTGAAGGTGTTGCGGCAGACGGACTTGAACGCCTATGGCGTGCTGGTCCCGCGACGCATTGTGTTTACGAAAGACGCTTTGGATGCGGTCAAGCAACGTGCCGCTGGCGGCGCCTCGACAGCCGATGCCGAAACGGCCGGAAGTGTTGAGTAA
- the rplC gene encoding 50S ribosomal protein L3, translated as MTQLFNEDGTASPVTVIEAGPCPVLQVRTIDRDGYEAVQLGFLDKKRPGDGQSRTRTSQASRSERGHVTSKLNSKRSKKRAASGVELPAKAECEPKKFIREIRGAAGDREVGQLVSVEAFAEIAAVDVSGISKGRGFSGVMRRHNFAGQRATHGVKKVHRHAGGTGMSAYPSRTFRGKRMPGQYGNTSSTQRNLKVIKVDAENNLLVVRGAIPGPNGGYVVVRETNKF; from the coding sequence ATGACGCAGTTGTTCAATGAGGACGGCACAGCCTCCCCGGTGACGGTGATTGAGGCTGGGCCCTGCCCCGTTCTTCAGGTTCGCACGATTGATCGTGACGGCTATGAAGCGGTGCAGTTGGGCTTCCTTGACAAAAAGCGTCCCGGCGATGGTCAATCGCGAACCCGCACCAGCCAGGCAAGTCGTAGCGAACGTGGTCATGTTACAAGCAAGTTGAATAGCAAGCGATCCAAAAAACGGGCGGCCTCGGGGGTGGAGCTTCCTGCCAAGGCCGAATGTGAGCCCAAGAAGTTCATTCGCGAAATTCGCGGAGCGGCTGGTGATCGTGAAGTCGGTCAGTTAGTGAGCGTAGAAGCGTTCGCTGAAATTGCCGCCGTGGATGTCTCCGGGATCAGTAAAGGTCGCGGTTTCTCTGGTGTCATGCGACGCCATAATTTTGCCGGCCAGCGGGCCACTCATGGTGTGAAGAAGGTGCATCGCCACGCTGGCGGCACCGGCATGAGTGCTTATCCCAGTCGCACCTTTCGCGGCAAGCGGATGCCTGGCCAGTACGGCAACACCAGTTCGACCCAGCGTAACCTCAAGGTTATCAAGGTGGACGCCGAAAACAATCTGCTGGTTGTTCGCGGCGCCATTCCGGGTCCTAACGGCGGTTATGTCGTGGTGCGGGAAACCAACAAGTTTTAG
- the rplO gene encoding 50S ribosomal protein L15: protein MNIEEVHRGVQTNKHRRRIGRGPGSGSGKTAARGHKGAKSRAGYSRHPIFQGGAMPLVRRVPKRGFNNKWALNVATVNVSDLERAFEAGSEVNSDTLRSLSVLKGSYDELKILGDGELTKKLKVTANRFSASAKEKIEKAGGEAIVIRSIKPVAEKRAEAKAAKKAAEGKK, encoded by the coding sequence ATGAATATTGAAGAAGTCCACCGCGGCGTACAAACCAACAAGCACCGCCGACGAATCGGGCGCGGCCCGGGTTCCGGCTCTGGCAAGACTGCCGCTCGTGGTCATAAAGGCGCCAAAAGTCGCGCCGGTTACAGCCGCCATCCGATTTTCCAGGGCGGCGCCATGCCCCTGGTTCGCCGGGTGCCGAAGCGTGGTTTCAATAACAAGTGGGCGCTCAACGTCGCGACGGTGAACGTGAGCGATCTGGAACGCGCGTTCGAGGCCGGCTCCGAAGTCAACAGCGATACGCTGCGGTCGTTGTCCGTCCTGAAAGGCTCCTACGACGAGCTGAAGATCCTGGGCGACGGCGAACTGACGAAGAAGCTCAAGGTTACCGCCAACCGTTTCAGCGCCAGCGCCAAAGAGAAAATCGAAAAGGCCGGCGGAGAAGCAATTGTGATCCGCAGCATCAAACCGGTCGCGGAAAAGCGGGCTGAAGCCAAAGCCGCCAAGAAGGCTGCCGAAGGCAAGAAGTAG
- the rpsS gene encoding 30S ribosomal protein S19 codes for MSRSQKKGPFVDPNVWDKVQKQLQAGSKEPIKTWARSCTIVPEFVGMTFMVHNGRQHLKVFVTEDMVGHKLGEFSPTRTFRGHSGKGKR; via the coding sequence ATGAGCAGGTCGCAAAAGAAGGGTCCGTTTGTCGATCCGAACGTGTGGGACAAGGTTCAAAAGCAGCTGCAGGCCGGCTCGAAGGAGCCGATCAAAACCTGGGCTCGCTCTTGTACGATTGTTCCCGAGTTTGTCGGAATGACCTTCATGGTTCATAACGGCCGGCAGCACCTCAAGGTGTTTGTTACCGAGGATATGGTCGGCCACAAGCTGGGCGAATTCTCCCCCACGCGAACGTTCCGCGGCCATAGCGGCAAAGGGAAGCGTTAA